From Rhodovastum atsumiense, a single genomic window includes:
- a CDS encoding ABC transporter substrate-binding protein, translated as MLTRRSVLAASAATAFVPSAFAATPKDVLVVGQQLEQLISLDPGETFEVNGGEAVSNCYNRLLEPDPADPNRLKGDLAETWEVAPDGVTFTFHLRGNAKFATGKPVTAEDAAFSLQRAVKLNKTPAFILTQFGFARDNVDVRIVAPDPRTLVLTVGAQVAPTLLLYCLTANVASVVEKAEVLANAQGDDLGNQWLKTHSAGSGPYVLRNWKANETVLYETNPHALVRPKTRRVIVKHIADPSAQLLQLQKGDIDIARDLQAEQLRAAEADPSLRLSRALRGSLLYVGMNQAHPALARPEVRQAIKWAIDYDAIQKNITPFTHRVHQSFLPEGFPASIKDQPFRRDLARARDLLARAGFAQGFEVTLDHASIQPTADIAQAIQANLGELGIKVTLVAGESRQVFTRTRARQHQLALLAWGPDYFDPHTNAEAFNINTDNSDTARSRTLAWRNSWQDTELSERAAAAARETDARKRIAEYESLQRDSQARSPFAIMLQSQETAALRKVVTGFEIAPLSGRNVFYTASKTA; from the coding sequence ATGCTGACCCGTCGCAGTGTTCTGGCCGCCTCGGCCGCGACCGCTTTCGTTCCGTCGGCGTTTGCCGCCACCCCGAAGGATGTGCTGGTGGTTGGCCAGCAACTGGAGCAACTGATCAGCCTCGATCCCGGCGAGACCTTCGAGGTGAACGGTGGCGAGGCAGTGAGCAACTGCTACAACCGCCTGCTGGAGCCCGATCCCGCCGACCCGAACCGCCTGAAGGGGGATCTGGCCGAGACATGGGAGGTCGCCCCGGACGGCGTCACCTTCACGTTCCACCTGCGCGGCAATGCGAAATTCGCCACCGGCAAGCCGGTCACCGCCGAGGATGCGGCCTTTTCGCTGCAACGCGCGGTGAAGCTGAACAAGACGCCGGCCTTCATCCTCACCCAGTTCGGCTTCGCCAGGGACAACGTCGATGTCCGCATCGTCGCGCCCGATCCCCGCACCCTGGTGCTGACGGTCGGCGCCCAGGTCGCGCCGACCCTGTTGCTGTATTGCCTCACCGCCAACGTCGCCAGCGTGGTCGAAAAAGCCGAGGTGCTGGCCAATGCCCAGGGAGATGATCTCGGCAACCAGTGGCTGAAGACCCATAGCGCCGGCAGCGGGCCGTACGTGCTGCGCAACTGGAAGGCCAACGAGACGGTGCTCTACGAGACCAACCCGCATGCCCTGGTCCGCCCGAAAACGCGGCGCGTCATTGTCAAGCACATCGCCGATCCATCCGCGCAGTTGCTGCAACTGCAGAAGGGCGACATCGACATCGCTCGCGATCTCCAGGCCGAGCAGTTGCGTGCCGCCGAGGCCGACCCGTCGCTGCGACTCTCTCGGGCGCTGCGGGGCTCGCTGCTCTATGTGGGCATGAACCAGGCGCACCCCGCTTTGGCCCGGCCCGAGGTGCGCCAGGCGATCAAGTGGGCGATCGACTACGACGCCATCCAGAAGAACATCACCCCCTTCACCCACCGGGTGCACCAGAGCTTCCTGCCCGAAGGCTTCCCCGCTTCCATCAAGGACCAGCCGTTCCGCCGCGACCTGGCCCGGGCCCGCGACCTGCTCGCCCGTGCCGGGTTCGCCCAGGGCTTCGAGGTGACGCTTGACCATGCCTCCATCCAGCCCACTGCCGACATTGCCCAGGCGATCCAGGCTAACCTGGGGGAACTCGGCATCAAGGTGACGCTGGTCGCCGGCGAAAGTCGCCAGGTGTTCACCCGCACCCGCGCCCGCCAGCATCAGCTTGCCCTGCTCGCCTGGGGGCCGGACTATTTCGATCCGCACACCAACGCCGAAGCCTTCAACATCAACACCGACAATTCCGACACGGCCCGCAGCCGTACGCTCGCCTGGCGCAATTCCTGGCAGGACACCGAGCTGAGCGAGCGTGCCGCCGCCGCCGCGCGCGAAACCGACGCCAGGAAGCGCATCGCCGAATACGAGTCACTGCAGCGCGATTCACAGGCCCGCAGCCCCTTTGCCATCATGCTGCAGAGCCAGGAAACCGCGGCGCTGCGCAAGGTTGTCACGGGCTTCGAGATCGCGCCGCTGTCGGGTCGCAACGTCTTCTACACCGCCAGCAAGACCGCGTGA
- a CDS encoding ABC transporter substrate-binding protein: protein MHRRDLLAGSLTVAGIPWLSLRPAAAEAPATPVRGGVARIAVQEPAILTSAFLPTMNIGMVSSKILEGLVSYDLDLRPVPALAESWETSADGLRVTFHLRREAKWHDGTPFTSADVRFTLLNVWKALHPFGRAVYANVTEVETPDPHTAVVVLSAPALYLFNYINTYGSQILPRHLYEGTDILKNPANAAPIGTGPFRFKEWVRGSHITLERNPDYWQPGKPYLDGIIFRFIPDAVARTVALEAGEIDQAIGSLIPVTSLRRFADTSRYSIATEDGRFLASIFLAQLNVRRPPLSDRRVRQALSHAIDRAALVRLVWQGYGKPATGPIPSSVTQYYWHGTPQAYDPKKAEQLLDEAGLRRGPDGRRFRLNLVNGSGDSLEAIRASEFLKQYLGRVGVDIDIDIIVDEPAAFLRRVYTDANYDIMISSLHRLPDPTLGVQRLYWTRNIIKGAPWTNGSGYSNPELDRIMEAAAAEGDVTRRRALIRRWQDIAQEDVPILDLVELTWTTVSTARLRKLRPQGDGLFAGLEDAWLVPAR from the coding sequence ATGCACCGACGTGATCTGCTTGCTGGAAGCCTGACCGTCGCCGGTATCCCCTGGCTGTCGCTCCGCCCCGCCGCCGCCGAGGCGCCCGCCACGCCGGTGCGTGGCGGCGTGGCCCGCATCGCGGTACAGGAACCCGCCATCCTGACCTCCGCCTTCCTGCCGACGATGAACATCGGCATGGTTTCTTCGAAGATCCTGGAGGGGCTGGTCAGTTACGACCTCGACCTCAGGCCTGTGCCGGCCCTGGCGGAATCGTGGGAAACGTCGGCGGATGGCCTGCGCGTCACCTTTCATCTGCGGCGTGAAGCAAAATGGCATGACGGAACGCCGTTCACCTCGGCCGATGTGCGCTTCACCCTCCTGAACGTGTGGAAGGCGCTGCATCCCTTCGGCCGCGCCGTCTATGCCAACGTCACCGAGGTCGAGACACCCGATCCGCACACCGCGGTGGTCGTGCTGTCCGCCCCGGCGCTCTATCTGTTCAACTACATCAACACCTATGGCTCGCAGATCCTGCCCCGCCATCTCTACGAGGGCACGGACATCCTGAAGAACCCGGCCAACGCCGCGCCCATCGGCACCGGCCCGTTCCGCTTCAAGGAATGGGTCCGCGGCAGCCACATCACGCTGGAACGCAATCCCGATTACTGGCAGCCGGGGAAACCCTACCTGGACGGCATCATCTTCCGCTTCATCCCCGACGCCGTGGCCAGGACGGTGGCACTGGAAGCAGGAGAAATCGACCAGGCCATCGGCTCGCTGATCCCTGTCACCAGCCTGCGGCGCTTCGCCGACACCTCGCGCTATTCCATCGCCACCGAGGACGGACGCTTCCTCGCTTCCATTTTCCTCGCCCAACTGAATGTCCGGCGCCCGCCCCTGTCCGACCGGCGGGTGCGGCAGGCGCTCTCCCATGCCATCGACCGGGCGGCGCTGGTGCGGCTGGTATGGCAGGGCTACGGCAAGCCGGCCACAGGGCCCATCCCCTCTTCGGTCACGCAGTACTACTGGCACGGCACCCCGCAGGCCTACGACCCAAAGAAAGCCGAGCAACTGCTGGACGAGGCGGGACTCCGCCGCGGTCCGGACGGCAGGCGCTTCCGCCTCAACCTTGTCAACGGCAGCGGCGACAGCCTGGAAGCCATCCGCGCGAGCGAGTTCCTCAAGCAATATCTCGGCCGTGTCGGCGTCGACATCGACATCGACATCATCGTCGACGAACCCGCCGCCTTCCTGCGCCGCGTCTACACCGACGCCAACTACGACATCATGATCTCCAGCCTGCACCGGCTGCCGGATCCGACGCTCGGCGTGCAGCGCCTCTACTGGACACGCAACATCATCAAGGGCGCGCCCTGGACCAACGGCTCCGGCTATTCCAACCCGGAACTGGACCGCATCATGGAGGCTGCGGCGGCCGAGGGCGACGTGACGCGCCGCCGGGCGCTGATCCGGCGCTGGCAGGACATCGCGCAGGAAGACGTGCCGATCCTCGACCTGGTGGAACTGACCTGGACCACCGTTTCCACCGCGCGCTTGCGCAAGCTGCGGCCGCAGGGCGACGGCCTGTTCGCCGGCCTGGAGGATGCCTGGCTGGTGCCCGCCCGGTGA
- a CDS encoding ABC transporter permease: MIRPALWRYFLRRLAQVLPVLFGIAALNFLILQIAPGDVVDVLAGEAGAATPEYMAALRRSFGLDQPLLLRFAHYLWNLAQLQLGFSFRQNMPVQELILTRLPATLLLMLSALVIAVVLGALLGVIAAARVHSWIDSAISGLVLLTYAVPTFWLGLMAIVLFSAGLGWLPSGGMVTVGADLHGGALAGDVLAHLLLPALTLSTFYLAVYTRLVRGAMLELHGADFIRTARAKGAPEWRVTLLHAFRNALLPMVTMLGYQAASLLSGAVLVETVFSWPGLGRLAFEAIRARDLNLLLGILFFSSILVTLVNLAVDLLYVAIDPRVDLQARRS, translated from the coding sequence GTGATCCGGCCGGCGCTGTGGCGCTATTTCCTGCGCCGGCTCGCGCAGGTACTGCCGGTGCTGTTCGGCATCGCCGCGCTGAACTTCCTCATCCTGCAGATCGCGCCCGGCGACGTGGTGGATGTGCTGGCGGGCGAGGCCGGCGCGGCGACCCCGGAATACATGGCCGCGCTGCGCCGCAGCTTCGGCCTGGACCAGCCGCTGTTGCTGCGCTTCGCCCATTACCTGTGGAACCTGGCGCAACTGCAGCTCGGCTTCTCCTTCCGTCAGAACATGCCGGTGCAGGAGCTGATCCTGACCCGGCTGCCGGCCACGCTGCTGCTGATGCTCTCGGCCCTGGTCATTGCCGTCGTGCTCGGCGCGCTGCTTGGCGTCATCGCCGCGGCGCGGGTGCATAGCTGGATCGACAGCGCGATTTCCGGCCTCGTGCTGCTGACCTACGCGGTGCCGACCTTCTGGCTCGGACTGATGGCCATCGTGCTGTTCTCCGCCGGCCTCGGCTGGCTGCCCTCGGGCGGAATGGTGACGGTCGGCGCGGATCTGCACGGCGGCGCGCTGGCAGGGGATGTGCTGGCGCATCTGCTGCTGCCGGCGCTGACGCTCTCCACCTTTTATCTCGCCGTCTATACCCGGCTGGTGCGCGGCGCCATGCTGGAACTCCATGGCGCCGACTTCATCCGCACCGCCCGCGCCAAGGGCGCGCCCGAATGGCGCGTGACCCTGCTGCACGCCTTCCGCAACGCGCTGCTGCCGATGGTGACGATGCTCGGCTACCAGGCCGCCTCGCTGCTCAGCGGCGCGGTGCTGGTGGAAACGGTGTTCAGTTGGCCCGGCCTCGGCCGGCTGGCCTTCGAGGCGATCCGCGCGCGCGATCTCAACCTGTTGCTCGGCATCCTGTTCTTCAGCTCGATCCTGGTGACGCTGGTGAACCTCGCGGTGGACCTGCTTTACGTCGCGATCGACCCGCGCGTCGACCTGCAGGCGCGACGCTCTTGA